The Methanosarcinales archaeon genome has a window encoding:
- a CDS encoding nucleotide-binding protein, with the protein MLQKEEKITLVLMIMALMVLIIAYFGFIANDAEPSEYSDKSQIGDNIILHGEVVGKRGTFTGDHLILTVDVDNSLTKVFIHRNNGAGQVNRSVNAADHVEIIGIVDEYEGDKEIIVDRPENIRILTQL; encoded by the coding sequence ATGCTGCAAAAAGAAGAGAAGATTACTCTTGTTTTGATGATCATGGCACTAATGGTGCTGATCATTGCATATTTTGGCTTTATTGCCAATGATGCAGAACCATCCGAATATTCTGATAAATCCCAAATTGGTGACAATATCATTCTCCATGGTGAAGTGGTTGGAAAGAGGGGAACTTTTACAGGTGATCATTTGATTTTAACAGTGGATGTTGATAACAGCCTGACTAAGGTATTTATTCATCGCAATAACGGTGCCGGTCAGGTGAATCGGTCTGTGAATGCAGCAGATCATGTGGAAATAATAGGGATTGTGGACGAATACGAGGGCGATAAAGAGATTATTGTGGATCGCCCGGAAAACATCAGAATATTGACACAGCTATAA